A window of Lentibacillus sp. Marseille-P4043 contains these coding sequences:
- a CDS encoding DUF2922 domain-containing protein yields MKKLELKFLNKEGKTVTYSLEKPVEPVDPATIKSAMDEIITQNAFTSTGGDLVSIKSARIVERNVEEIELG; encoded by the coding sequence ATGAAAAAGCTTGAACTTAAATTTTTAAATAAAGAAGGGAAAACAGTTACGTATTCCTTGGAAAAACCCGTTGAACCTGTTGATCCGGCAACAATCAAAAGTGCCATGGACGAAATCATTACTCAAAATGCTTTCACATCAACAGGCGGGGATCTCGTTTCGATCAAGAGTGCACGAATTGTAGAGCGAAATGTTGAGGAAATTGAACTTGGTTAA
- a CDS encoding malate:quinone oxidoreductase, protein MSNSNTSTDVILIGAGIMSATLGSLLKELAPDCNITIFEQLAKPGEESSNEWNNAGTGHSALCELNYTPEKSDGSIDISKALKINEQFQVTKQFWSHLVNSNQIDDPSDFIMPLPHMSLVHGEDNVRFLKKRVEALSDNPLFQGMEFSDDPEKLKEWIPLIMEDRSVDQPIAATRMASGTDVNFGALTRKLMGNLESQNVNINYNHTVEDIERTDDGAWEVKVRNFERGTLEYHTAKFVFIGAGGGALPLLQKTDIPESKHVGGFPVSGLFMVCNNPDIVAQHHAKVYGKAAVGAPPMSVPHLDTRFIDNKKSLLFGPFAGFSPKFLKTGSNMDLIGSVKPNNVFTMLASGAKNLPLTKYLVQQLMLSKEQRMEEIREFIPDAKAEDWDIVVAGQRVQVIKDTEAGGKGTLQFGTEVITGAEGSIAALLGASPGASTAVPIMLEIIEKCFPQRLEEWEPKIKEMIPSYGKSLVDNPELVDEVHTKTDKALGLDSRKQTSLA, encoded by the coding sequence ATGAGTAACAGTAATACATCAACAGACGTTATCCTAATTGGCGCCGGAATTATGAGTGCAACATTAGGATCATTATTAAAAGAATTGGCACCAGATTGTAACATTACAATTTTTGAACAACTTGCAAAACCAGGAGAGGAAAGCTCTAACGAATGGAACAATGCAGGAACGGGGCATTCTGCATTATGCGAGCTAAACTACACTCCTGAAAAATCGGACGGTTCTATAGACATTAGCAAGGCGTTAAAGATTAATGAACAGTTTCAGGTTACCAAACAGTTCTGGTCTCACCTTGTAAACAGCAACCAGATAGATGATCCGAGTGATTTTATCATGCCATTGCCTCATATGAGTTTAGTACACGGGGAAGATAATGTAAGGTTTTTGAAGAAACGGGTTGAAGCGCTGTCAGATAATCCGTTGTTCCAAGGGATGGAATTTTCCGATGATCCAGAAAAATTAAAGGAATGGATCCCACTGATCATGGAAGATCGGTCAGTTGATCAACCGATAGCAGCAACCAGAATGGCAAGTGGAACCGATGTCAACTTTGGGGCCCTTACACGTAAATTGATGGGCAACCTAGAGAGTCAAAACGTTAATATAAATTACAATCACACTGTGGAAGATATCGAACGTACTGACGACGGCGCATGGGAAGTGAAAGTGCGCAACTTTGAACGTGGTACACTTGAATACCATACTGCAAAATTTGTCTTTATCGGTGCCGGTGGGGGAGCTTTACCGTTACTACAAAAAACGGATATTCCTGAAAGTAAACATGTTGGGGGATTCCCTGTAAGCGGACTATTTATGGTATGTAATAATCCGGATATTGTGGCACAGCATCATGCGAAAGTATACGGCAAAGCTGCAGTTGGTGCCCCGCCAATGTCTGTACCGCATCTTGACACAAGATTTATTGATAACAAAAAATCACTGCTCTTTGGGCCGTTTGCAGGATTCTCACCAAAATTCCTGAAGACTGGTTCAAATATGGACTTAATAGGTTCTGTAAAACCAAATAATGTCTTTACGATGTTAGCGTCAGGTGCAAAAAACTTGCCACTAACAAAGTACTTAGTTCAACAACTTATGTTATCAAAAGAACAGCGTATGGAAGAAATACGCGAGTTTATCCCAGATGCAAAAGCTGAGGACTGGGACATTGTTGTAGCAGGCCAGCGTGTACAAGTTATCAAAGATACAGAGGCAGGCGGTAAAGGAACACTTCAATTTGGTACCGAAGTAATTACTGGTGCTGAAGGATCGATAGCTGCATTGCTTGGTGCTTCTCCAGGTGCTTCTACGGCAGTTCCAATTATGCTGGAGATAATCGAAAAGTGCTTCCCACAACGTTTAGAAGAGTGGGAACCAAAAATAAAAGAAATGATTCCATCTTATGGCAAGTCACTAGTGGATAATCCAGAGCTTGTCGATGAAGTTCATACAAAAACGGATAAAGCGCTTGGCTTGGATAGCAGAAAGCAAACAAGTCTAGCATAA
- a CDS encoding LiaF transmembrane domain-containing protein: MSGRVWLGLFFLLFGFGFLLHQGNIIDLSQILSVWWPVILIIIGIIQLFNRTYSSTVSGFVFLLVGVFFSVNQWFDLNLIAYFWPLIFIFIGIVIIFTRFKRGKTPHTGENLNTFVLFSGTEIKSQSKNFQGGSVVSILGGAEIDLRDAVIAEGASLDFTSVLGGVSIIVPENVHVELSGIPILGGWEDKTRNLVKKEDAVVLKLNCITVLGGAEIRN; this comes from the coding sequence ATGTCTGGCAGAGTCTGGCTAGGTCTATTTTTTCTATTGTTTGGTTTTGGCTTTCTCTTGCACCAAGGTAATATCATTGACTTGTCACAAATACTGTCTGTTTGGTGGCCGGTGATTCTAATTATCATCGGTATTATCCAGCTATTCAATCGTACATATTCCTCTACCGTCTCAGGTTTTGTGTTTTTATTAGTTGGGGTCTTTTTTTCCGTAAATCAATGGTTTGACTTGAATTTAATCGCTTATTTCTGGCCGCTAATTTTCATTTTTATTGGTATCGTTATTATTTTTACCCGATTCAAACGTGGAAAAACTCCTCATACGGGTGAGAATTTAAACACATTTGTGCTCTTTTCAGGTACGGAGATTAAGAGTCAATCGAAAAACTTTCAAGGTGGAAGTGTGGTGTCGATATTAGGTGGAGCAGAAATTGACCTCCGTGATGCGGTTATTGCAGAAGGGGCTTCACTTGATTTCACTTCTGTTTTGGGAGGGGTAAGCATCATAGTTCCAGAAAATGTCCATGTTGAACTTTCAGGTATCCCAATATTGGGAGGCTGGGAAGATAAGACAAGAAACCTTGTGAAAAAGGAAGATGCCGTTGTATTGAAACTTAATTGTATTACGGTTCTTGGTGGGGCAGAGATTAGGAATTAA
- a CDS encoding DUF1659 domain-containing protein, whose translation MAVAEKYDSTLRLVLDDGADVLTGKPLYKTKSFNNVKTAATADQLYAIAHAIAPLQERPLYNIERRDSSEIRDA comes from the coding sequence ATGGCAGTAGCAGAAAAATATGATTCCACACTACGTCTAGTGCTAGATGATGGTGCGGATGTTTTGACTGGGAAACCACTTTATAAAACAAAAAGCTTCAACAATGTCAAAACGGCTGCAACAGCAGATCAGTTGTACGCGATTGCACATGCAATTGCACCATTACAGGAGCGCCCGCTTTACAACATTGAACGTAGGGATAGCTCAGAAATCAGAGATGCATAA
- a CDS encoding acetyl-CoA hydrolase/transferase family protein, with amino-acid sequence MNPVQLYRQKLRTKEEAITFIRPGVDIITPILAGEPYALMKQLETYAGLDGNRLFQMFTTREVLDIDPEKLKIISMFMGTTERKAFKEGKIDLLPNHFSDIPKILKQTAKDPVVMAVVSPMDEDGYFSLGTNSDHVAAMISTASTVLLEVNEYMPRTFGENQVHVSDVTALVENHQPIPEAPSAKESEKDKLIGEYVASLIKDGDTLQIGYGSIPNAIIDNLKDHRNLSIHTEMIPEKIIELYRSGAVTNENNPFQKGKITATFAYGSRALYDFLHENQDVYMMPVNKTNHISCLQSVKNLVTVNAGVEVDFLGQANSEMVGDTYWSSTGGQSDFQLASHISEGGRGVLCLHSTAKGDTISKIVPTLNPGTPVSTSKNDIDYLVTEYGIARLRGKTIRERTKALIEIAHPTFKEELTFEAKKMGYL; translated from the coding sequence ATGAATCCTGTTCAACTATACCGGCAAAAACTACGAACAAAAGAGGAAGCAATCACATTTATTCGGCCCGGAGTAGATATTATTACCCCAATACTTGCTGGGGAACCATATGCATTGATGAAACAATTGGAAACCTACGCAGGCCTGGATGGAAACCGTCTTTTTCAAATGTTTACCACACGTGAAGTGCTAGATATAGATCCAGAGAAATTGAAAATCATTAGCATGTTTATGGGGACGACGGAGCGAAAAGCATTTAAGGAAGGGAAAATAGATCTATTACCAAACCACTTTTCTGATATACCGAAGATTTTGAAACAAACTGCTAAGGACCCAGTTGTAATGGCAGTTGTCTCGCCAATGGATGAAGACGGTTATTTTTCACTAGGAACAAATAGTGATCATGTAGCAGCGATGATTTCAACTGCGAGTACCGTGTTACTAGAGGTTAATGAATACATGCCTCGTACATTTGGGGAAAATCAAGTACATGTTTCAGATGTAACCGCTTTAGTTGAGAATCACCAACCTATACCAGAGGCGCCGTCCGCTAAAGAATCAGAAAAGGATAAGCTAATTGGTGAATATGTCGCGAGTTTGATCAAGGATGGTGATACACTTCAGATTGGTTATGGATCCATTCCAAATGCAATCATCGATAATTTGAAGGACCATCGAAACTTAAGCATTCATACAGAAATGATACCTGAGAAAATTATTGAATTATATCGTAGTGGGGCAGTGACCAATGAAAATAACCCGTTCCAAAAGGGGAAAATAACGGCAACATTTGCATACGGATCGCGGGCGCTTTACGACTTTCTTCATGAAAATCAAGATGTGTATATGATGCCAGTGAACAAGACGAATCATATTAGTTGCTTGCAATCTGTTAAAAATCTAGTAACGGTAAATGCAGGAGTGGAAGTAGATTTCTTGGGTCAAGCAAACTCGGAAATGGTTGGCGATACGTATTGGTCATCCACAGGTGGCCAATCAGATTTCCAATTAGCCTCCCATATTTCAGAAGGCGGCCGGGGTGTACTTTGTCTGCACTCTACCGCAAAAGGGGATACGATTTCTAAAATAGTACCGACGCTAAACCCAGGTACACCTGTATCTACTTCGAAAAATGACATTGATTATTTGGTAACAGAGTATGGAATTGCAAGATTACGTGGTAAAACAATAAGAGAGCGGACGAAAGCACTTATTGAAATCGCCCATCCAACGTTTAAAGAAGAACTTACATTTGAAGCTAAAAAAATGGGATACCTTTAA